From Oncorhynchus keta strain PuntledgeMale-10-30-2019 chromosome 8, Oket_V2, whole genome shotgun sequence:
gagaggactaagcacgcacccctgaggggcccccgtgttgaggatcagcgtagcagatatgttgttgcctacccttaccatctgggggcggcctgtcaggaagtccaagatccagttgcagagggaggtgtttagtctcagggtccttagcttagtgagcTTTGGGCACCAtcgtgttgaacactgagctgtagtccatgaacagcattctcacatcggtgttcctcttgtccatgAGGTTGTAGAACCTCTCAAAGAGAAAGGCAGGACAATACAAGTCTATATATTCTTGTATTTCAGAAATAggctgtaggcctacagtatacaTATGTCAAGAAACAATAGTGAATCATTTGAACTGTCAAGTGAAATGCAATAAGAGTTTTGTTAACCTCAAACCAAATGCAGAAAAGCTTTGTTTGCATATCGATACTTGTATTTAGACTAAAATTGCTAATAGCGTTGATCCTATCCTGGTAACTTGAATCCTTCTTTTAGTAAATATTTTGAGCAATGTGTGTGTAATTAGTTATAGTTATAGACATTAACATGGGTAGGAACAAAAAGGATCTAAAAGTTTACAATACCTCAATGTATTATATAATTGGGCTTTTAGGCACATCAATTCCTCATCTggagagcacctcctcccagctgcccactgcattgaggctaggaaacactgtcaccaccgataaatccactataattgagaatttcaataagcatttttctacagctggccatgctttccacctggctaccactaccccggtcaacagccctgcaccccccacagcaactcccCCTAatcctccccatttctccttcacccaaatctagatagctgatgttctgaaagagctgcaaaatctggacccctacaaatcagccggtctagacaatctggaccctctcttttagaggttgaccgatttatgatttttcaacaccgataccgattattggaggaccaaaaaggccgataccgattaatcggcccgttttatttatttatttgtaataatgacaattacaacaatactgaatgaacacgtattttaacttaatataattacatcaatcaaatcaatttagcctcaaataaataatgaaacatgttcaatttggtttaaattatgcaaaaacaaagtgttgaagaagaaagtaaaagtgcaatatgtgctatgtaagaaagctaacgtttaagttccttgctcatgtaacggatgtgaaacggctagcttagttagcggtgcgcactaaatagcgtttcaatcagtgacgtcacctgctctgagaccttgaagtactacttccccttgctctgcaagggccgcggcttttgtggagcgatgggtaacgatgcttcgtgggtgactgttgttgatgtgtgcagagggtccctggttcgcgcccgggtatgggcgaggggacggtctaatgttatactgttacactcagaacatgagaacatatgatagctggtggttccttttaacatgagtcttcaatattcccaggtaagaagttttaggttttaggttgtagttattataggaattataaggctatttctctctataccatatTATGTAtcgtatttcatatacctttgactattggatgttcttaaaggcactttagtattgccagtgtaacagtgtagcttccgtccccctcctcgctcctccctgggctcgaaccaggaacacaacgacaacagccaccctcgaagcagcgttacccatgcagagcaaggggaacaaccactccaagtctcagagcgagtgacgtttgaaacgctattagcgcgcaccccgctaactaactagccatttaacatcggttacaccagcctcatctcgggagttgataggcttgaagtcataaacagcgcaatgcttgacgcacaatgaagagctgctggcaaaacgcacaaaagtgctgtttgaatgaatgcttacgagcctgctgctgcctaccaccactcagtcagatacttgaatgctcagtcagattatatgcaacgcaggacacgctagggaaactagtaatatcatcaaccatgtgtagttacagtgccttgcgaaagtattcggcccccttgaactttgcgaccttttgccacatttcaggcttcaaacataaagatataaaactgtatttttttgtgaagaatcaacaacaagtgggacacaatcatgaagtggaatgacatttattggatatttcaaacttttttaacaaatcaaaaactgaaaaattgggcatgcaaaattattcagcccccttaagttaatactttgtagcgccaccctTTGCTGCGATTatagctgtaagtcgcttggggtatgtctctatcagttttgcacatcgagagactgaaatttgttcccattcctccttgcaaaacagctcgagctcagtgaggttggatggagagcatttgtgaacagcagttttcagttctttccacaggttctcgattggattcaggtctggactttgacttggccattctaacacctgaatatgtttatttttgaaccattccattgtagattttgctttatgttttggatcattgtcttgttggaagacaaatctctgtcccagtctcaggtcttttgcagactccatcaggttttcttccagaatggtcctgtatttggctccatccatcttcccatcaatttgaaccatcttccctgtccctgctgaagaaaagcaggcccaaaccatgatgctgccaccaccatgtttgacagtggggatggtgtgttcagggtgatgagctgtgttgtttttacgccaaacataacgttttgcattgttgccaaaaagttcaattttggtttaatctgaccagagcaccttcttccacatgtttggtgtgtctcccaggtggcttgtggcaaactttaaacaacactttttatggatatctttaagaaatggctttcttcttgccactcttccataaaggccagatttgtgcaatatacgactgattgttgtcctatggacagagtctcccacctcagctgtagatctctgcagttcatccagagtgatcatgggcctcttggctgcatctctgatcagtcttctccttgtatgagctgaaagtttagagggacggccaggtcttggtagatttgcagtggtctgatactccttccatttcaatattatcgcttgcacagtgctccttgggatgtttaaagcttgggaaatctttttgtatccaaatccggctttaaacctcttcacaacagtatctcggacttgcctggtgtgttccttgttcttcctgatgctctctgcgcttttaacggacctctgagactatcacagtgcaggtgcatttatacggagacttgattacacacaggtggattgtatttatcatcattagtcatttaggtcaacattggatcattcagagatcctcactgaacttctggagagagtttgctgcactgaaagtaaaggggctgaataattttgcacgcccaatttttcagtttttgatttgttaaaaaagtttgaaatatccaagtTAAGTTTTATAACTTTTTATaagttaagtttaatgctagctagcaacttaccttggcttactgcatctgcgtaacaggcagtctcctcgtggagtgcagcgagaggcaggtggttatagcgttggactagttaactgtaagtttgcaagattgtgtcccccgagctgacaaggtgaaaatctgtcgttctgcccctgaacgaggcagttaacccaccgttcctaggccgtcattgaaaataagaatgtgttcttaactgacttgcctagttaaataaagattaaataaaggtgtaaaaaaaaaataccaaaaataccgactttgttatgaaaacttgaacgCCATTTCAattagtcggtcgacctctactctctttctaaaatgatctgccgaaatagttgcaacccctattactagcctgttcaacctctctttcgtatcgcctgatattcccaaagattggaacgctgccgcagtcatccccctcttcaaagggggagacactctagacccaaactgctacagacctatatctatcctaccctgcctttaaggtcttcgaaagccaagttaacaaacagattaccgaccatttcgaatcctaccgtaccttctccgctatacaatctggtttcagagctggtcatgggtgcacctcagccacgctcaaggtcctaaacgatatcataaccgcaatcgataagagacattactgtgcagccgtattcatcgacctggccaaagctttcgactgtcaatcactaCATTCTTatcagccttggtttctcaaatacttacctcgcctggttcaccagctACTTCTCTGatatagttcagtgtgtcaaatcggatggcctgttgtccggacctccgGCAGTCTCtacgggggtgccacagggttcaattctcgggccggctctcttctctgtatacatcaatgtcgctcttgctgctggtgattctctgatctacctctacgcagacgacaccattctgtatacctctggcccttctttggacactgttaactaatatatgccatttagcagacgcttttatccaaagcgacttacagtcatgtgtgcatacattctacgtatgggtggtcccggggatcgaacccactaccctggcgttacaagcgccatgctctaccaactaccaactgagctacagaactaacctccagacgagcttcaatgccatacaactctccttctgtggcctccaactgctcttaaattaAAGGCCTGAACGTCCAGcaccactactctggacggttctgacttagaatatgtggactacaaatacctaggtgtctggttaaactgtaaactctccttccacactcacattaagcatctccaattcacAGTTAACTGGTCATcatcactggtcacccccaaagccaattcctcctttggccgcctctacttccagttctctgctgccaatgactggaattaactgcaaaaatcactgaagctggagacttatatctccctcacgagcgttaagcaccagctgtcagatcactgcacatgtatatagcccacccaactacctcatccccatactgtatttatcttgctcccttgcaccccagtatctctacttgcacattcatcttctgcacacctaccattccagtgtttttaattggtatattgtaattactttgccaccatggcctatttattgccttacctcccttatcctacctcattcgtacacactgtattattgattgtacgTTTGTCtattctatgtgtaactctgtgtcaaactgctttgctttatcttggccaggttgcagttgtaaatgaggacttgttctcaactagcctacctggttaaataaaggtgaaataaataatacataTTAAAAAATCTTTATTCTTAGTGTTTCTCACACATGTTCCTAACCAATTCTACTTTTGGATTTTCTGAGAACCACCAATACTCACAAATAAACAGTTGGTCAAATATACCAATGCCCAGTAAGCCTAAAAACCCATGCTTTATTCACTGTATGACATGTTTAAACCTCTTCCTGTTTCTGCTCCTCTCTCAAGTGAGTAACCCCAAAGCAGAGTATGTTGGCACTGAGCCGTGGACGCCCAAGGAAGCTCTGGAGGGAGGAGTGATCACTGACAAGGCAGACATCTTTGCCTACGGCCTGACCCTTTGGGAGATGATGACTCTGGCCATGCCTCACCTGGAGATTTTGGACAGTGAGGAGGGGGGTAAGGAGAGTTCTATATGTCTAGAGCTCATTTAAAAAGGCAATTTCACTTGTTTTGGATTTATGTAAGACTTCTGTTTGAAACAAGATAATTTGCTCAGTAATAGTTTTAAATAATTGTATAGACGTTACATTCTCAGATGATTCATTGGAGGACGGCTTTGATGAGGATGCCTACTATGAGAAGTTGGGCACCCGGCCAGCGCTGGACTCTGTCAGTCTCGGGGGAGCCTACCAGAGAATGGTGGAGCTGTTCTGGCTCTGCACAGAGGAGAATCCACAGAAACGCCCCTCAGCTACCCAAATAGTTCAGGTTCTGGAGTCCAACAAAAATAGTGAGGTCATTGTCATAGACTGACCAGTCTCATCAAGCCATACTGTCATGACTTGACCGGTGTCCAGAAACCTTGACTTTTGTAATATCATTGTATTATTCTGTCCTGTACTCTTCTCTATGCCTGTACTCCTTTTTCAGGTGAAACTTGTAAATAAAATGATTTACATTTCAGGATACTGCTATGAAAACACAAGGAATTCAAAGAAGTAGGGTTTTCCTCTAGTTGTTTAAACTAGAGTTGACTAATACTTGAGCATTTTAGTGTCCTGTGGGCATACGTGGTTTGTGTTGCATAATCTAAAATGGAATGTGCCTGTAGATTCATTATGTTGTAAAGTGTCATGAATGTCAATCATGTGATTAAATAAATTGCTCAGATGCTCTGCCATACTCTTTAGCTCCCACAGCATTTCTGTGAATAGCAGTGGCACAACTGTCATTACAGACAAACTAGTGAAATGGGTGTAAAACATTTAGTGTTGATGGAGCATGATGTATTTTGTTAAGAAGTTGGGCTTTGAAGTGTGATAAATTTTATTAAAACTATATACGAAAGCTTTAGAAGAGAATATACTTCAGTTCAACACTAATGGAATTTGACTGCAACAGCCATAACTTGCATGTTCAACAAACCAACTTTCTGATTTAAATTAAACTCCTCAAAAAGGGGCAAACATTGATCAAACTCAaagcataaaaaaaaaaaaaaagtctgaaCTTGTGCTTTAAGTTAACCAATGAAATTGTAGACCATAAATGCAGGCTTCTCGCAGTACTTCGTGGCGAACAGTTTGCCATCTGGGGTGGGGTCAGAGAAGGCTATTTCCTCCTTGGTCAGGTGGCCCCCATACACGAAGGAGTTTCTGAAAATGACATACATTCAGATTTTTCAAAAAATAGCCATACATGACATCTTCCATTTAGCTATACGTCCCTGAAATTGGCCCTCAAACCAGTATGCCTGTTTGGCTGATTTTAATTGTTGTACTTCTCagtttaacaaatcaaaagtaAGTTTGCACTACCTAACCTGTAATAATTTCCTAACCTGACTATGTCGAGCATGCGTGTGGCAATGCCCTTCCTCCGGGCCAGGCTGAACACCCAGATGCGGCTGACCCCACAGATGGCCTTTTCTGGCGTGGTAGAGCAGCACCAGGCTCTGTGGTGCTCCATGAAGCCCTCCCTGGTCATGTCCTTGgtctgctctggctgctccagcACTCTGAAGCCCTGGAAACAAAGGGCAAGATAGACTAATCACTCAGTCACTCCGCTAAATACCCCTGTAAGATAGCGAGTGAATTGCTATCACCTCCAGTGTGCTACCTTTCTATCTCTGAAGGAGACCCTTGGTCCCTTACACGCTCTGCAGTGAGCCAGGTAATGACCACCCCTTTACTGTCCGCAAAAGCTAACGTCCGATTAATCGTATTTGACAGAGTGTATATTTGTTAATTTCTTGATCAAGCAGACAATCTTTCAcgtgcacaccacacacacacaaaaagtacATTATCACAGGCCTTTACATCAGCATATTGTGGTAAAAGACTCCTGATCCATTCCTGGAAAACCCaccatttgtttggcgcgttacaCATCGGAGCAGAGTGCAAAAGTTAAGCagcacaggaggagagagaagttACCTGTCGTATGTGCTCGGCAATGAGGCAGCCGACCACCATCCTGTCACTGTTCACATACAGGTAGGTTTTAGCCTGGCTGGGGCAGCGGAGGGACACTTGCTGGAAGCCCAACTCGTTATCAGCAAGTCGCCTCACATCTTCTGCCTAATAAAGAATTCAAAAAATCATTAAGCATGAGCAAGTGCGTTCACGATTCCATTCAAACCAAATGCATAAGCACACCCTAtgggcctaaagtagtgcactatgaagggaatagggtgccgtttcaGACCCAGACACTGATATGATCGATAAACCTTTTTGACAGCGTATTTTGGATCATCAGGTAGAACCAGAATGATTTTTCCATCCCAGAACTCTGCTACCACCCGCTCTTTCTTCCAGCCCTGGGGACGAGAAGGAAACACTGATTAAGCAACAGTCAGAAATCAAGAGTGAGTGGTCAGTTTCACTTTATTCGCTAAACCACGTCAACGGTTTTGGCTAAGCTTTTGCGGGGGGAAAAAAATAAGGAGCCACTCTAAAAGCAACATGCTTAGGCAACTTGTATGAGTCGAGGAAATGCATAGTCATACGTACCACAAACTTAATTCCGTCCAGAAAACTCTGGTGGAACTGTGTGTGTTGGAAGTTGTCTTCCAGGCTGTCTGCACTGTAGATCATGCCACAGGACCCACACACAGTGGCACCAAACTGCTTCTGGCCAGCATCCTGAGgtaaacacagaacagaacaaaGAGCATTAGGAAAGCTCACAGATGACAGTGTGAGAGGCAGTCAACGGTCATCATCAAGGTTTCCATCCATCATCTTTCCAGAGGATTTACTTACGATGATGAGTTGATCATCAGCCTCAGCCTGTTTGTTagtctccctcttcttcctggcAGCAGAGGGAAGGGGGTGACTAAGGGCAGAGGGGGTGCTGCAGTTCACTGGAGAGTCCAGAGCTGCCTTCCTCTGGGGCCTAAAGGCAGAAAATATATAGTGATAATGAATATATACATCGATACACACATGTTGACAGTGTGTGGAGTTACTACTATTTGTCCATGTGCAAGACCAAAAATAATACCATCCCTGGAGGGCAGTAAACCATtctagcaaaaaaaaaaaaaaaaaagattaaatGGAAGTGTTTTTGCCTACCTCGTTGATGCAGATCCAAAGATTGGATACACAGCATCGGCTGAGGATTCCATAAAGGGGAGAGAAACCATGAATGAAAATTAAGACATTTAGTAAAAAAATGAATGCTAATTGACCAACGATAAACAACCAACCTTTGACTGGACTGATGATGCCGTTTAATGGGCTAATGTCACTGAGATCAAACACGGCATCAGAACCTGTATTTGTGATCAATTCCTCCTACAAACAGAAAGAACAATATCCTAAATGTAATACAGATACAATATGCTTACAGACAGTGAGACCTATGCTAAACACTAGTCAATTTATATACAGCTCACCTGAGTGTTTATTTCTGGGGATGCTGGACATGTGGGAGACTGAGATCGGCTTAACACAATCCTGACTTCCTTGTTCATGCCGTATTTCTCTGCTATAGCTCTGGGTGACTGGGCCTCGAGTGACTCTGGATTCTTTGGTACATCCTGCACACCGGGCAGAGACTCTGGCTCTTCCTGCAGTATCTTCACTACAACAGCATGTCGCTGTGGAAAGGGGGCTTGTTGTACTTTTTCTTGCTTTCCCTCTAAGGCAGGAACCATGGCCTTTATTTTCTCAAATCTCAAAGCTGGCTTGGTAGATTTCGAGGCAGACTTTTTGTACATGGAGGCAGTTTTTTTTCCTGTGCTGAAAAAGGCAGCCCCAATGAAGATTTTAGGCTTAGGCTTTAACCCGCCAAAGTTCAAGGTGATGCCTTTTTTCAGCTCCACTTGCTCTGTGCTGGCGGGTGCTTTAGGCTTTGAGGAATTGATTAGGCTTGATTTGGAGTTGGCGTTTCTCGTTACACCAGTCTTCATTCCGTGTACAGTGGCCACCTTTTTGGCCTTGGTACTTTTAATCTTCATTCTTTTCTTTACAGCAGCTGTCGGCATTCCATAAGGATCCACACTGGTCAGCCTTGGAGGTGATTTGGTCTCATTCAGCATCTTCCTCtccaggggtgtcaggtacaaaGGTTTGCGTTTACCATAGAAGGACCCTGTTACCACAGCAGGCTTGAACGGAGAGCCTCTCTTCAGAGCAATCTTTAGGGGAGATGGAGCTGGGGATCTCTGGGGAGAAGGGCAGTTCTCTTTCTCCTGGTGTTTTACAGACATCTTTAGTGGAGACTGTGGCAACCGAGATGACTTCCTTTTTAGGTCAGATTCTCCATCTGTAATAGGCCTTTTGGCTGAGTTACTAAAAATGTTGGAGAATTACAAGGATGTTAGGCCCTACTCAATGTTATATGCATGAATTATTGATTTATAACATGACTTACTAATAGACATCATGTCactcacctgtcagaatcaactGAAGAGTGCTTCCTCTTCCTTGTAGTATTGGGCATGTTTGTAACTTCACTGGAAGAATAAGTAGAAGtattaatgttagctagctaggtccCGCATTGGATAATCAATAGATAGATAAATTAACCACGCAGAATCAGCTAGCATATCTAGCAATAATAATAGATAATTGCAATACAAACGTAATGGTGTATTATGTATAGACAGCGCAGCCTTTGccagctggctaacgttagttcagtgtctgagtgaataatTATTGGCGGGATAGATCTGACACAAATATTACACTGTGTGGCACATAGTTACAAAGTTAACGAAATGTTTGTGGGAATGTCCTTTGTATGATAAAACTTGACTTTTCACTAAAAAGTTACTAATATAAAAACTAACTTTAGCTAAGTTGTTATTATTGTGGTTGAAATGATTATTGGCTTGTTAGCGAGCTAACTATTTTAGCTAGCAACGTTTTGGTGCAAACAAACAGCTGACAGGCAAGACAAAATGTAAAATGCCATCTAAAGAGTTAGCTAACTTTGACCAAATAAATTGT
This genomic window contains:
- the LOC118386902 gene encoding N-acetyltransferase ESCO2-like; this translates as MPNTTRKRKHSSVDSDSNSAKRPITDGESDLKRKSSRLPQSPLKMSVKHQEKENCPSPQRSPAPSPLKIALKRGSPFKPAVVTGSFYGKRKPLYLTPLERKMLNETKSPPRLTSVDPYGMPTAAVKKRMKIKSTKAKKVATVHGMKTGVTRNANSKSSLINSSKPKAPASTEQVELKKGITLNFGGLKPKPKIFIGAAFFSTGKKTASMYKKSASKSTKPALRFEKIKAMVPALEGKQEKVQQAPFPQRHAVVVKILQEEPESLPGVQDVPKNPESLEAQSPRAIAEKYGMNKEVRIVLSRSQSPTCPASPEINTQEELITNTGSDAVFDLSDISPLNGIISPVKADAVYPIFGSASTRPQRKAALDSPVNCSTPSALSHPLPSAARKKRETNKQAEADDQLIIDAGQKQFGATVCGSCGMIYSADSLEDNFQHTQFHQSFLDGIKFVGWKKERVVAEFWDGKIILVLPDDPKYAVKKAEDVRRLADNELGFQQVSLRCPSQAKTYLYVNSDRMVVGCLIAEHIRQGFRVLEQPEQTKDMTREGFMEHHRAWCCSTTPEKAICGVSRIWVFSLARRKGIATRMLDIVRNSFVYGGHLTKEEIAFSDPTPDGKLFATKYCEKPAFMVYNFIG